In Candidatus Margulisiibacteriota bacterium, a single window of DNA contains:
- a CDS encoding M50 family metallopeptidase: MNLQDIKILETDFKFKYLVTSSDNTVFYCGVIMKDVLNSIKTGMTTSEIVDFINSKHKTEYDAIQIDTCRNVIQNKATINKSSFKPLIFLFNSEKMPIQKFSVLTNQYFFFSSFFVLLIINLFFVNSIEYTQLDGFEKLFKYTILFIILIMHEIGHSAIAKQYNIKTGKVGLGIYLFIPVFYINLNEIWRLKKEKRVLINLGGIYFQFISSIILITLYIISKSDIIGSLIKVNFIIAMINFNPFIKFDGYWVLADLINDKDLYSHSNKAIKSWLRLKFHQYSNIVTYYSIGRIAFWIYVIYISCVSTIKFLATLWN; this comes from the coding sequence ATGAATCTTCAAGACATTAAAATATTAGAAACAGATTTTAAATTTAAATATTTAGTAACGTCTTCTGATAATACTGTATTTTACTGCGGTGTAATTATGAAAGATGTGCTAAATTCTATTAAAACAGGAATGACTACAAGTGAAATAGTCGATTTTATAAATTCAAAACACAAAACAGAATATGACGCAATTCAAATTGACACTTGCCGAAATGTCATACAAAATAAAGCGACAATAAACAAATCTTCATTTAAACCTTTAATATTTTTATTCAATTCGGAAAAAATGCCCATACAAAAATTTTCAGTATTGACAAATCAATATTTCTTTTTTAGTTCATTTTTTGTTTTATTAATCATCAATTTGTTTTTTGTTAATTCAATTGAATATACGCAGTTAGATGGTTTTGAAAAGTTATTTAAATACACAATACTATTTATTATCCTAATAATGCACGAAATAGGACACTCAGCTATTGCAAAGCAATACAATATAAAAACAGGAAAGGTTGGTTTAGGTATTTACCTGTTTATCCCAGTATTTTATATAAATCTTAACGAAATTTGGCGACTTAAAAAAGAGAAAAGAGTACTAATAAATTTAGGTGGAATTTATTTCCAATTTATTTCAAGCATAATTCTTATAACCTTATACATAATAAGTAAATCAGATATTATTGGGAGTCTGATTAAAGTAAATTTTATAATAGCAATGATAAACTTTAATCCTTTTATAAAATTTGACGGTTATTGGGTCTTAGCAGACTTAATTAATGATAAAGATTTGTATTCTCATTCTAATAAAGCTATTAAAAGTTGGCTAAGATTGAAATTTCATCAATATTCTAATATTGTTACCTATTACAGTATAGGTAGAATTGCCTTTTGGATTTACGTTATTTATATCTCTTGCGTCTCAACAATAAAATTTTTAGCAACATTATGGAATTAA
- a CDS encoding hydroxyacid dehydrogenase, producing the protein MNIVFAEPIGLTLGEVQGFVAEMKNLGHSVTFFDNVPSGQDELLKRVAKADIIVVSNYAVSASVIENAPNLKFIDVAFTGVDHIATAECKKRSIQVSNAAGYSNQAVAELTIAMAIDLLRKITPADAVTRS; encoded by the coding sequence ATGAATATAGTATTTGCAGAACCCATAGGCCTAACTTTGGGCGAGGTGCAAGGCTTTGTGGCAGAAATGAAGAACCTTGGCCACAGCGTAACCTTTTTTGATAATGTCCCATCCGGACAAGATGAGCTATTAAAAAGAGTAGCCAAAGCAGATATAATTGTGGTGAGCAACTATGCGGTTAGCGCAAGTGTTATCGAAAATGCTCCAAACCTAAAGTTTATAGATGTTGCCTTTACGGGGGTTGACCATATAGCCACTGCTGAATGTAAAAAAAGGTCAATTCAGGTATCGAATGCCGCAGGGTATAGCAACCAGGCGGTTGCCGAGCTGACCATTGCCATGGCCATCGATTTGCTTAGAAAGATTACCCCAGCCGATGCTGTTACCCGCAGTT